AACCATTGAACATTAAATATCCCGCGCTACCGTATATTCAGCCAACCCATGCATGGCCTGGCGGTAAGCGTTGTCGGGCAAAATTTCTAAAGCGGCCTGAGCCTGACGAGCAAAACGGTGGGCTTCGGTCATGGCTTCTTCAATACAGCCGGATGCCCGGATTTGCTCCACTACAGCCAAAATTTCTTCGTCGCTCACCGGCTCGCGGCGCACCGCTTTAAAGAGAACGGGGTGGTGGGGCGATTTTTTGGCAAAACACATCACCGGCAGGGTGGCGATCCCCTGCCGTAAATCATTGGCTACCGGCTTGCCAATCCGATCTTCATCGCCCTGGAAATCAAGAATATCATCCACCACCTGAAAAGCCATGCCCAACTGATATCCGTAATCGTGCAGGGCCTGGATTTCTTCTTCAGACGCGCCACAAAGAATCGCGCCCGTTTGCGTGCCTGCGGCAAACAGTGAAGCAGTTTTGGCAAAAATGCGCTGGCGATACTCTTCCATGGTGGGAATATTGCCCTGGCCGTCCTGGAACATCTGCTGGAGTTCGCCGCCCACAATGGTCATGAGGGTTTGGGCAAAAATGGTCACAATGCGCACGTTTTTAGTTTCAGCGGCCAATTCGGCGGAACGGGCAAAAAGATAATCGCCGGTGAGAATAGTTGCGCCGGGACTCCAGCTGGCGCTCAAGGTGGGCAGGCCGCGCCGGAAGAGGGAGTTATCAATCAGGTCGTCGTGAACCAGGGTGGCGGTGTGCAGCAATTCTACCGATGCGGCCAGGGCATAAGCTTTTTCCTTGTCCACCGGATAAAAATTAGCGGCCATGAGGGTCAGGGCCGGGCGCAATCGTTTGCCGCCCGCGTCCATCAAATAATCAACCACGGCCTGCAAATCGCTGTATCTTTCGGCAATGCCGGAACGCATTTTGTTTTCAACGTGTTTGATGTCTGCGGCAACAAGGTTGAGTAAGTTACTTATGAAGGGCATTGATTTCCTTTTCTCCCTAAAGCTCAATCCATCCCCAGGGAGAGATTGAACAACGTGACCGTATTGTTGGTTAAACAAGCGCTCATTTCGGCCAAAGATAGATGGCGCAACCGGGCCACACGTTCGGCAATCAGCTTGACCCGCGCCGGTTCGTTGCGTTTGCCCCGGAAAGGATGCGGCGAGAGAAAGGGCGCATCGGTTTCCACCAAGATCCGTTCCGGCGGCAGCCAAGCCACAATGCCGGGTAAATCACGGGCGTTTTTGAACGTCACCGGGCCGGTGATACCAATGTAAAAGCCTAACTCTATCGCTTCTTCGGCCATGGCCGGGTCGCCGGAAAAAGAGTGCAGCACCAGGCCGGGGTGGTCGCCTTTCATGCTCCACTGCCGCAATACGGCCATTGTATCTGCCGCCGAGTCGCGCTGGTGAATGATGACGGGCTTGTTGAGTTCCAGGGCCAATGCCAACTGCTGCTCAAAAACGCGGCGCTGCGCCGGGCGCGGCGCTGCGTCCCAGTAATAATCCAGGCCAATCTCGCCTATGGCCACCACCTTGGGGTGGTCGGCCAATTGGCGCAATTGAGCCAGCGCTGCCTCATCAAAGCCAGCCGCATCATTAGGGTGCACGCCAACGGCGGCATAGAGTTCAGGGATTTTTTGGGCCAGCGCCACAACCTGCCGGCTGTCTGCCACATTAATGCCGGGATTAACAATAGCCGTTATCCCGGCTTCTTTAGCCCGGGCTACAACTTGATCCCGGTCTTCATCAAAGGTGTTAAAACTGAGGTGGCAATGAGAATCAATCAGCATTTTGGCCTCATCCAATGTGAGAAAAAGTATACCAGACCCCCAAAGGGGGAGCAAATGGATAAAGTCCAAAAACCCGGCAATTTTCCCGTCTCATTCGACTCTTTAGACATAACCATCTATAATTCTATAGATTTTTATTGCCGAACGTCAAGACAATTTCACCATCACATGGGGCACCCTTTATGCCAATAGAAAACAACGCTTTTATCGTCAACCCCTATATTGCCGGGTCGCCGGTGAAAGACTCGGCCATGTTTTTTGGCCGCGATGACGTGTACGCCTGGCTGCGTCAACACCTGCGCGGCGAGTATCAAGACAACGCCATTGTATTATACGGCGAGCGGCGGGCCGGCAAAACTTCTGTTCTTTATCACATGCCGGATAAACTGGGCGACGACACTTACGTGCCGGTTTTGCTGGATTTGCAAGGCATGGGCCTGGAAGGTATGGACGGCCTGTTGTGGGAAATGGCCCGCAAAATTGGGCTGGCCCTGCGCCGAGTAGAAGGACTGCCCCAATTAGACCGGCCCGATCGCCGCGATTTTGAGGCTCACCCCCGCCACCACTTTGAAGAAGTATTCCTGCCGCCCATTATAGAGGCGCTCAAACCGCGCCGCCTGTTGCTAATGTTTGATGAAACCAATCGCCTGGAAGAGCGCGTTCAGGCAGGAGAATTGCCGGATAGTATTTTTGACTATCTCCGGTCGCTCATTCAGGGCACCAATCATCTTAACTTTATTTTTGCCCTGGGCAGCCGGGTGGAAGAGGCCCGCGACTCTTCACAGCTATTCAACCTGGCCGTTTATCGCAAAATCAGTTTTTTAGAACGAGATTTTGCCGAAGACCTCATCACCGGACCGGTGGCCAAATATTACACCTACACGCCTGCCGCCATTGAACGGATTTTGCGCCTGACCTCCGGCCAACCCTATTACACCCAACTCCTGTGCCACAATCTATTCACCCGCTGGACCGAACGGAAGCCGGAACAACTGGACGCAGCAGATGTAGACGCTGTTTTAAGCGACGTGATTGAGCAGGCCACGCCCAATCTGCAATTTATCTGGGACGACTCAGCCCCGGTAGAACAGGCGCTCCTGGCCGCCCTGGCCCACGTGGCGCCGCAACACAAAGGGGGCGTGATGCGCCGCAATCTGGAACGCACCCTGCGCAGCGCAAAATTCTATCCCCCCCCCGGCGAGGTAACCACCGGGCTGAAACGTCTTTTTGAAAGAGACATTATCAACAGCCAGGAGCCGTACGAATTTCGGATTGAATTAATTCAACAATGGTTGCGCCAATATAAACAATTGGGGTGGGTCCGGGAAGAACTCAACGAAGCCGCCACAGAATGGGAACGGCTGGAACAGCAACGCCTGGCCGAAGCCCCAACCTCGTTAGAACGCGCCCGACGCTGGCTGGCCCCGGCGTTGGGCTTGCTCTTACTGGGCCTGCTGGTGTTTACCGTTGTATTGTACGAAGATTTTCAAGATGCCGTTGAAGAAACCATCGACTCCGAAACCAGGGTGGCAGAACTGGCCGCTTTGGTCAAAGCCAACAGCACCCAGGCGGCAGAAAGCCAAATGGCCCTCATATTGGCCAACACCCGGATAGCCGAAGCCCAACAAGAAGGCGATACCGAAGAACTGGCTAAAGCGCTCGCTTCGGCTACGATGGCGGTGGAAGCGATTGAGGCCAGCCAGGCCACGGCCACCAGCATCGCCGTAGTAGAAGCCACCGTTGTGGCACAAATTACACCTCCGCCCCCCCCAGTAGAGACGACCCCTACGGAAATTCCCGTTCCCCCCACCAACACGCCCCAACCAACAACCACCGCCACCCCGACCTCATCGCCCACCCCCACCATGCCGGCGCTGGCGGCCTCGTTGAAAGGGACCATTGCCTACCCAGTTTTTGCCGGAACCAGCTACGACCTTTATTTTGGCAATGTGGCCGGTGGCGAAACCATCCGCTATCGCCGCGAGGCCAGCCAGCCCGCCTTTAACGCCGACGGCTCCCGGATTGCCTTTATCTCCTGGGCCGCCAACAGCCGGGGATTGGTTACGGCTAACAGCAGCGGCGGCTACGAAATTTTGATCAGTAACTACCTGGAAGACAAACTCCCCACCTGGAGTCCCGACGGCAGCACCATTTTATTTCTAAGCCGTCGTAGCGGCAGCCGGGCCTCAGAATTTTACCACGCCTCGCCCAACGCAGACTTTCTCAATAATCCGGCCCGGTTGATGGGTCAAGGTGAATATCCTACCTGGGGCGCAAACAACCAGGTTATCTTTCAGGGCTGGGGCAGTAGCGGCGCAGGCTTACGGATTGCCCCCGCCAATTTTTCCAACTACGAGGATGTAACGGATTCTGGCGCAGATTACGCCCCGGCCCTATCGCCGGATGGCCGGCAAATTGTTTTTATGTCTAATCGCGAGAGTAACTGGGATATTTACCGCATCAACGCCGATGGCTCTAACCTGAGACGACTAACCACCGACTCAGCTCAAGACGGCCTACCCACCTGGAGTCCCAATGGCCGGGCCATTGCCTTTGTCAGTAATCGCAACGGGGAATGGGCCATTTTGGTGATGAGCGCCGATGGCGGTAATCTACAAAAACTATTTACAATAGAAGGTTCGCCCGACGGGACAGTATTCTACGATGAGGCCAATTCCACCGGCTGGATCGAAGAACGCCTCAGTTGGTCGCCCTAAATTTATCGTGGAGTTGAGAGTATGAGCATTAATCCTTTTACCTATGGCAAACCCATTGACGCCCCGGCCCGATTTATTGGCCATCGCCGCGAAGCGGAACAGGTTTACAGCCGCCTGCTCTCCGCTTTTGAGTCAACCTCCATTGTCGGCGAACGCCGCACGGGTAAAACGTCGCTGCTCAAATACCTGGCCCATCCAGAGACGCAGGCTCAATTTGGCCTTGAGTCTGAGAAGTATATTTTCATTTACCAGGATTTTCAACTCCTGGAAGACAGCACCATGCCGGCTCGTTTTTGGCAGCGGGTCTTACGCGCCGTCCAACGAGCGATCAAGGGCCACGAAGGTATTGTGGCTGAAATTGACCTGGCCACAAAGAGCGAAACCATTGATAATTACACCTTGGACGACATCTTCACCTTGATTGATGAAGCGGATCTCTACATTGTTTTGCTGCTTGACGAATTTGAAACCGTTACCCGTAATGAGCATTTTGACAACGATTTTTTTGGCGGGTTGCGCGCCCTGGCCATCCACCACAATTTGGCCCTGGTCACTTCCAGCCGCCAAAGCCTGGTGGAACTGACCCATTCCGAAGAAGTGCGGTCTTCGCCCTTCTTTAATATTTTTGCGACCATCCACCTGCGCGCTTTTTCGGAGGAAGAAGCCACAGACCTGATTGAACAATACCTGGCCGAGACCGGCGTTAAGTTCCTCATCAGCGAACTGAACGTGATTTTTGCGGTGGCCGGTTACCATCCTCATTTTTTGCAAATGGCCGGTCATCACCTGTTTGCCGCTCATGAAAAAGAGATGGA
This Anaerolineae bacterium DNA region includes the following protein-coding sequences:
- a CDS encoding polyprenyl synthetase family protein — encoded protein: MPFISNLLNLVAADIKHVENKMRSGIAERYSDLQAVVDYLMDAGGKRLRPALTLMAANFYPVDKEKAYALAASVELLHTATLVHDDLIDNSLFRRGLPTLSASWSPGATILTGDYLFARSAELAAETKNVRIVTIFAQTLMTIVGGELQQMFQDGQGNIPTMEEYRQRIFAKTASLFAAGTQTGAILCGASEEEIQALHDYGYQLGMAFQVVDDILDFQGDEDRIGKPVANDLRQGIATLPVMCFAKKSPHHPVLFKAVRREPVSDEEILAVVEQIRASGCIEEAMTEAHRFARQAQAALEILPDNAYRQAMHGLAEYTVARDI
- a CDS encoding TatD family hydrolase, which translates into the protein MLIDSHCHLSFNTFDEDRDQVVARAKEAGITAIVNPGINVADSRQVVALAQKIPELYAAVGVHPNDAAGFDEAALAQLRQLADHPKVVAIGEIGLDYYWDAAPRPAQRRVFEQQLALALELNKPVIIHQRDSAADTMAVLRQWSMKGDHPGLVLHSFSGDPAMAEEAIELGFYIGITGPVTFKNARDLPGIVAWLPPERILVETDAPFLSPHPFRGKRNEPARVKLIAERVARLRHLSLAEMSACLTNNTVTLFNLSLGMD
- a CDS encoding PD40 domain-containing protein; translation: MPIENNAFIVNPYIAGSPVKDSAMFFGRDDVYAWLRQHLRGEYQDNAIVLYGERRAGKTSVLYHMPDKLGDDTYVPVLLDLQGMGLEGMDGLLWEMARKIGLALRRVEGLPQLDRPDRRDFEAHPRHHFEEVFLPPIIEALKPRRLLLMFDETNRLEERVQAGELPDSIFDYLRSLIQGTNHLNFIFALGSRVEEARDSSQLFNLAVYRKISFLERDFAEDLITGPVAKYYTYTPAAIERILRLTSGQPYYTQLLCHNLFTRWTERKPEQLDAADVDAVLSDVIEQATPNLQFIWDDSAPVEQALLAALAHVAPQHKGGVMRRNLERTLRSAKFYPPPGEVTTGLKRLFERDIINSQEPYEFRIELIQQWLRQYKQLGWVREELNEAATEWERLEQQRLAEAPTSLERARRWLAPALGLLLLGLLVFTVVLYEDFQDAVEETIDSETRVAELAALVKANSTQAAESQMALILANTRIAEAQQEGDTEELAKALASATMAVEAIEASQATATSIAVVEATVVAQITPPPPPVETTPTEIPVPPTNTPQPTTTATPTSSPTPTMPALAASLKGTIAYPVFAGTSYDLYFGNVAGGETIRYRREASQPAFNADGSRIAFISWAANSRGLVTANSSGGYEILISNYLEDKLPTWSPDGSTILFLSRRSGSRASEFYHASPNADFLNNPARLMGQGEYPTWGANNQVIFQGWGSSGAGLRIAPANFSNYEDVTDSGADYAPALSPDGRQIVFMSNRESNWDIYRINADGSNLRRLTTDSAQDGLPTWSPNGRAIAFVSNRNGEWAILVMSADGGNLQKLFTIEGSPDGTVFYDEANSTGWIEERLSWSP